In the genome of Girardinichthys multiradiatus isolate DD_20200921_A chromosome 7, DD_fGirMul_XY1, whole genome shotgun sequence, one region contains:
- the pdzk1 gene encoding Na(+)/H(+) exchange regulatory cofactor NHE-RF3 has product MTTYKPRVISLTKNPGQTFGFYLRVERNEEGHLIRCLEMGGPAELAGMKDGDRILRVNGTFVDGLPHSEVVELVRNGGASVAFHILDESSYKQAKALGVNLSDPQSTPVTNGVAKEAPKPKLCYLVKSSSGYGFSLRSVKGEQGLFMAEVAAGGVADNAGVRNEDRLLEVNGENIANSTHDEVVETIRLGGGSVMFLLVDKETDRFYCNKKAKMGSWSATVKFLPLQPRIINMTKRSDGYGFLLREEQDKTGHFIRDIDKGSPAEKAGLRDMDRVVTVNGKEVDRCSHEQVVDRIKQGGNKCCLLVVDKATDQMYKQGKISPMLFWDKMKDSNSPPSYIEALNLPAPAQPSTNAKDRKEELRPKLCRMEKTPAGYGFHLNGIEGMKGQYITEVVKGGTADKAGLENDDIVIEVNGKNVEQSTHAEAVEIIRRSGNSLELLVASKNVYTQLKANGVTITPLLFGETPRGKARSAGPPEPNRKEIQEMTEGEARPETPPHREKQRTPSVSSSSSSEGNFDERL; this is encoded by the exons ATGACCACCTACAAGCCAAGGGTGATTTCTCTGACCAAGAATCCAGGTCAAACGTTTGGTTTCTATCTGAGAGTGGAGCGAAATGAGGAAGGTCATCTGATCCGCTGCCTGGAAATGGGAGGTCCAGCCGAACTGGCTGGCATGAAAGACGGAGACCGCATCCTCCGGGTGAATGGAACATTTGTTGATGGGCTGCCCCACTCAGAG GTGGTGGAGTTGGTGAGGAACGGCGGGGCATCTGTCGCATTCCACATCCTGGATGAATCATCTTACAAACAAGCAAAAGCTTTAGGGGtaaacctttctgacccccaaAGCACACCAGTGACCAACGGAGTGGCCAAAGAGGCTCCAAAACCCAAACTCTGCTACTTGGTGAAGTCTAGCTCAGGATATGGGTTTTCTCTTCGCTCAGTCAAAG GCGAGCAGGGACTGTTCATGGCTGAGGTGGCCGCAGGTGGAGTAGCAGACAACGCTGGAGTCAGAAACGAAGACCGTCTTCTTGAGGTCAACGGAGAGAACATAGCAAACTCTACACATGATGAAGTGGTAGAAACTATCAGATTGGGGGGGGGGAGCGTCATGTTCTTGCTTGTTGACAAAGAAACAGACAGGTTCTATTGCAACAAAAAAGCCAAGATGGGATCATGGTCGGCAACGGTTAAGTTTCTCCCCCTGCAACCGCGTATCATCAATATGACCAAAAGATCAGATGGATATGGATTTCTGCTCAGAGAGGAACAAGACAAAACAG GACACTTCATAAGAGACATAGACAAAGGCAGCCCAGCAGAAAAAGCTGGTTTGAGGGACATGGACAGAGTTGTTACTGTAAATGGAAAGGAGGTGGACAGGTGCAGCCATGAACAGGTGGTGGACAGGATCAAGCAAGGTGGCAACAAATGCTGCTTACTTGTGGTGGACAAAGCCACGGACCAAATGTACAAGCAG GGTAAAATCTCTCCAATGCTTTTCTGGGACAAGATGAAAGACTCCAACTCCCCACCCAGTTACATTGAAGCTTTGAACTTACCTGCTCCTGCCCAACCATCAACAAATGCAAAAGATAGGAAGGAGGAGCTCAGACCCAAATTGTGCAGGATGGAGAAGACCCCTGCAGGCTATGGCTTTCACCTAAATGGCATTGAAGGGATGAAGGGCCAATACATCACAGAG GTGGTGAAGGGCGGCACAGCAGACAAGGCTGGTCTGGAGAATGACGACATCGTGATAGAGGTGAACGGGAAGAACGTGGAGCAGAGCACCCATGCCGAGGCAGTGGAAATTATTCGCAGAAGTGGCAACTCTTTGGAGTTGTTGGTGGCTAGCAAGAATGTCTACACACAGCTCAAAGCCAATGGTGTCACAATCACACCTCTTCTCTTTGGGGAAACACCCAGGGGTAAAGCTCGGAGTGCAGGGCCTCCAGAACCCAACAGAAAGGAGATACAAGAGATGACCGAAGGGGAAGCCAGGCCTGAAACTCCACCTCACCGGGAAAAACAGAGG ACGCCCTCCGTGTCGTCATCGTCTTCGTCCGAAGGAAATTTCGATGAGAGACTCTGA